The Balneolaceae bacterium genome contains a region encoding:
- the ppdK gene encoding pyruvate, phosphate dikinase, giving the protein MEKSVKEKHVYTFGVGSADGDRTMKELLGGKGANLAEMSSIGLPVPPGFTITTEACNYYSSHNSQWPKGLKSQVKKGVDFIENIMKTSFGDSEHPLLLSVRSGAAVSMPGMMDTVLNLGLNDTTVEALASHTNNERFAYDSYRRFIDMFGNVVMGIPHEQFETALESLKSSKGVELDTQLDKKDLKELVNRYKAVYRKATGYMFPSDPFEQLEWAINAVFKSWDSERAIKYRRINHITGLLGTGVNVQAMVYGNMGDDCATGVCFTRNPSTGENKLYGEFLMNAQGEDVVAGIRTPRDINELMEVMPKVYEELLNWGKKLEGHYGNMQDIEFTIQRGTLYILQTRNGKRTGHSAIRIATDMVQEGLIDRKHAVKNLVEPNHLDQLLHPQIDNDSVKEDSIIGVGLAASPGAAVGKVVFDSEKAEEAAQNGDPVILVRIETSPEDVGGMSAAEGILTSRGGMTSHAAVVARGWGKPCVAGCSDIIIDYDNQSFTNGKVTLHEGDWISIDGARGTVIEGQKDVIKPELDDNYKMFMRWVDQFRDMNVRTNADNSEDATRAREFGAEGIGLCRTEHMFFGEDRIRAIRRMIISDSFEERKDALSTLLPYQKADFKEIFKAMDKLPVTVRLLDPPLHEFLPEEKEEIETVANELGIKPSAFAQKVRSLREFNPMLGHRGCRLGITYPEITQMQTRAILEAAIELKREGYTLTPEIMIPLVGTSQEFRSQKLVIDNTAEDVFVEMDETIEYKVGTMIEIPRAALVAGQIAKDAEFFSFGTNDLTQMTFGYSRDDAGKFLGEYLKEGILQEDPFQVLDTEGVGQLVEMATKKGREQKPDLKVGICGEHGGEPHSVTFCYQQGLNYVSCSPFRVPIARLAAAQAALNV; this is encoded by the coding sequence ATGGAGAAATCAGTAAAAGAAAAGCACGTCTATACGTTTGGAGTTGGTTCAGCCGACGGAGATAGAACAATGAAGGAGCTTCTTGGAGGTAAAGGAGCTAATCTTGCAGAGATGTCCTCAATTGGATTGCCAGTACCACCCGGATTTACAATAACAACTGAAGCCTGTAACTACTACAGCAGCCATAATTCTCAATGGCCAAAAGGATTGAAAAGCCAGGTAAAGAAAGGGGTTGATTTCATTGAAAATATCATGAAAACATCATTTGGCGATTCTGAACATCCTCTGCTGCTGTCGGTTCGGTCGGGAGCTGCAGTTTCTATGCCCGGAATGATGGATACAGTTCTTAACCTGGGTTTAAACGATACAACAGTTGAAGCCCTTGCAAGCCACACGAATAATGAGAGATTTGCTTATGACAGTTACCGCCGGTTTATCGATATGTTTGGTAACGTAGTGATGGGAATACCTCATGAGCAGTTTGAAACTGCATTAGAATCTCTTAAATCCAGCAAAGGAGTAGAACTGGACACTCAGCTGGATAAAAAAGATCTGAAAGAGCTTGTAAACCGATACAAAGCTGTTTATCGGAAAGCCACCGGTTATATGTTTCCTTCCGACCCATTTGAGCAGTTAGAGTGGGCCATTAATGCCGTTTTTAAATCCTGGGACAGTGAACGCGCTATTAAGTATCGGCGAATTAACCACATTACCGGCCTTCTTGGGACCGGGGTAAATGTACAGGCGATGGTGTATGGCAATATGGGCGATGATTGTGCCACAGGTGTCTGTTTTACCCGTAATCCATCAACGGGAGAAAATAAACTCTATGGTGAGTTTCTGATGAATGCACAGGGCGAAGATGTGGTAGCTGGAATTCGTACTCCAAGAGATATCAATGAATTGATGGAAGTAATGCCCAAAGTGTATGAAGAACTTCTGAACTGGGGCAAGAAACTGGAGGGTCATTACGGAAATATGCAGGATATTGAGTTTACTATTCAACGAGGTACACTTTACATCCTCCAGACACGAAATGGCAAACGAACCGGGCATTCCGCCATAAGAATTGCCACAGATATGGTTCAGGAAGGTTTGATTGATAGAAAACACGCAGTTAAAAACCTGGTTGAGCCGAACCACCTGGATCAGCTTCTACACCCGCAAATAGATAATGACAGTGTAAAAGAGGATTCGATTATTGGTGTTGGCCTTGCAGCATCTCCGGGGGCCGCAGTGGGTAAAGTGGTATTTGATTCTGAAAAGGCTGAAGAAGCTGCCCAAAATGGTGACCCTGTTATTTTGGTACGTATTGAAACAAGTCCGGAAGATGTTGGGGGAATGTCTGCTGCTGAAGGTATTTTAACATCACGCGGGGGTATGACCAGCCACGCTGCCGTAGTAGCCAGGGGATGGGGCAAACCGTGTGTGGCCGGTTGTAGTGATATCATCATCGATTATGACAACCAATCCTTCACCAATGGGAAAGTTACACTTCATGAGGGCGACTGGATATCTATTGACGGTGCCCGGGGAACTGTTATTGAAGGACAAAAAGATGTGATTAAGCCTGAACTGGATGATAATTATAAGATGTTTATGCGATGGGTTGATCAGTTCAGAGATATGAACGTTCGAACGAACGCCGATAACTCTGAAGATGCAACTCGGGCAAGGGAGTTTGGAGCGGAAGGGATTGGCCTTTGCCGAACGGAGCATATGTTTTTTGGCGAAGATAGGATACGAGCTATTCGAAGAATGATTATTTCCGATAGTTTTGAAGAACGTAAAGATGCGTTATCAACTCTGTTACCTTATCAAAAAGCCGACTTTAAGGAGATATTTAAAGCTATGGATAAACTTCCTGTTACAGTTCGTCTGCTTGATCCTCCGCTGCATGAATTTTTACCGGAAGAAAAAGAAGAGATTGAGACTGTAGCGAATGAATTGGGTATAAAGCCGTCTGCGTTTGCTCAGAAAGTTCGCTCACTTCGGGAATTCAATCCAATGCTGGGGCATCGTGGTTGCAGGCTTGGAATTACATATCCCGAAATTACCCAGATGCAAACACGGGCTATTCTTGAAGCGGCTATTGAACTAAAAAGAGAAGGGTATACTCTTACCCCGGAGATTATGATTCCGCTTGTAGGTACGTCACAGGAGTTCAGAAGTCAAAAACTTGTCATAGACAATACAGCAGAAGACGTATTTGTTGAGATGGATGAAACCATTGAGTATAAAGTTGGAACCATGATTGAAATTCCAAGAGCAGCACTTGTTGCCGGACAAATTGCAAAAGATGCCGAGTTTTTCTCATTCGGAACGAATGATTTAACTCAAATGACATTCGGTTACAGTCGTGATGATGCCGGTAAGTTTCTTGGTGAATACCTGAAAGAGGGAATTCTGCAGGAAGATCCGTTCCAGGTACTGGATACGGAAGGGGTTGGTCAATTGGTAGAAATGGCAACGAAAAAAGGACGCGAACAAAAACCGGATCTGAAGGTTGGAATTTGCGGCGAGCATGGTGGTGAACCACATAGTGTTACATTCTGCTATCAGCAAGGATTGAATTATGTATCCTGCTCCCCCTTCCGCGTGCCTATTGCACGGTTGGCAGCAGCCCAGGCAGCTTTAAATGTTTAG